One segment of Castanea sativa cultivar Marrone di Chiusa Pesio chromosome 3, ASM4071231v1 DNA contains the following:
- the LOC142630019 gene encoding uncharacterized protein LOC142630019, translated as MGVDIAQEWRFWFMRLFLTDKEDKINLKEETPSRMSRIQLRKEMNMILTPPLTKEIKKDVASQIYYMASEDRERMFGECLGMRAWILNCQGKSQKKLINLVASEFLKL; from the exons ATGGGAGTAGACATAGCTCAAGAGTGGCGTTTTTGGTTTATGAG ATTATTTCTGACGGACAAGGAAGATAAGATCAATCTCAAAGAGGAAACCCCATCAAGGATGTCAAGAATTCAGTTGAGGAAGGAAATGAACATGATCTTGACACCACCACTCACAAAGGAAATCAAGAAAGATGTTGCCTCCCAAATATATTATATG GCCTCTGAGGACAGAGAAAGGATGTTCGGTGAGTGCTTGGGGATGCGAGCATGGATTTTGAACTGCCAAGGGAA ATCACAGAAGAAGCTCATCAATCTAGTAGCCAGTGAGTTTTTGAAGTTATAA